A region of Aliivibrio fischeri DNA encodes the following proteins:
- the torR gene encoding two-component system response regulator TorR — protein MSYHILVVEDEVVTRSKLVGYFEAEGYQVSEAETGAEMRSILAEQKVDLIMLDINLPGEDGLLLARELRSQSNIGIILVTGRTDSIDRIVGLEMGADDYVTKPVELRELLVRVKNLFWRMSLANEPVELDESNVVRFGEWTFDIQRRALSNNGEPVKLTKAEYELLVALSSYPNTVLSRERILNMISHRVDAPNDRTIDVLIRRMRAKMEVDPKNPQIFVTVHGEGYMFAGD, from the coding sequence ATGAGCTATCACATTTTAGTTGTTGAAGACGAAGTGGTAACTCGCTCTAAACTTGTAGGCTACTTTGAAGCCGAGGGATATCAAGTGAGCGAGGCTGAAACAGGTGCAGAAATGCGTTCTATTTTAGCTGAACAAAAAGTTGATTTAATTATGCTTGATATAAACCTACCAGGAGAGGACGGTTTATTGTTGGCGCGTGAATTACGTAGCCAATCCAATATTGGTATTATTTTAGTAACAGGACGTACAGATAGTATTGATCGAATCGTTGGCCTAGAGATGGGTGCTGACGATTACGTAACGAAACCAGTTGAGTTACGTGAATTACTTGTACGCGTTAAAAATCTATTTTGGCGTATGTCACTTGCAAACGAGCCAGTTGAGTTAGATGAGTCTAACGTTGTTCGTTTTGGTGAATGGACATTTGATATTCAACGTAGAGCATTATCAAATAACGGTGAACCAGTTAAATTAACTAAAGCCGAATATGAATTGTTAGTTGCGTTGTCTTCTTACCCTAATACGGTTTTATCTCGTGAACGTATTTTAAATATGATCAGCCACCGTGTTGATGCACCAAACGATAGAACAATTGACGTATTAATTAGACGCATGAGAGCAAAGATGGAAGTGGATCCTAAAAACCCACAAATCTTTGTTACTGTTCATGGTGAAGGTTACATGTTCGCAGGTGACTAA
- a CDS encoding ECF-type riboflavin transporter substrate-binding protein: MNLSAKTVVVIAIGAALYGIGGLPMFGIPVFANTTLKPAMAVLALFSVLYGPIVGFLVGFIGHWVTDLFAGWGVWFTWVLGSGIVGMIIGLFPIITKNRIESGLFDKKDFLIFVVLAFFGNVFGYGTSAFLDTILYAEPFTKVFMQLCIIAAGNTFLIAIVGYFILNNLAKRKKQSTNLTEAP; this comes from the coding sequence ATGAACCTTTCTGCTAAAACTGTTGTTGTCATTGCTATAGGCGCTGCGCTATATGGTATTGGTGGTTTACCAATGTTTGGTATTCCAGTCTTCGCAAACACAACATTAAAACCCGCTATGGCTGTGCTGGCACTATTCTCTGTGCTATATGGTCCAATCGTAGGCTTTCTGGTTGGTTTTATCGGTCACTGGGTGACTGATCTATTTGCAGGTTGGGGCGTCTGGTTTACATGGGTATTAGGCTCGGGTATTGTTGGTATGATTATTGGTTTATTTCCAATCATTACTAAGAACCGAATTGAATCTGGTTTATTTGATAAAAAAGACTTTTTAATTTTTGTTGTATTAGCTTTTTTCGGCAATGTGTTCGGTTATGGTACTTCTGCATTTTTAGATACTATTTTATATGCAGAACCATTTACAAAAGTATTTATGCAACTGTGTATTATCGCAGCTGGTAATACGTTCTTAATCGCAATTGTTGGCTATTTTATTTTAAACAATTTAGCGAAGCGTAAAAAACAAAGTACTAATTTAACAGAGGCGCCATAA
- a CDS encoding energy-coupling factor transporter transmembrane component T, translating into MSTKKQNFGINYVDIDTWLHRLNGVTKFLLFISWITVVLTTFDLRIIIPLILFGLFLLKETKVPYIAYKPLLIGTLSVLSMNAVFMFLLAPNQGNELIGTTTELFPIFGHYVVTQETLFYLITVTLKYFSMFPIALVFVFTTHPTEFAASLNRIGLPYKIAYAVSLTLRYLPEVKSDFVNIMHAQQARGVDLSKNVPVFTRISNLAKILGPLIFSSLDRADEISNAMVLRGFGRGKSRTWFSEKSITKTDKLIMLSLFLVVSLAITKKIMDTSMFWYPLS; encoded by the coding sequence ATGTCCACTAAGAAGCAAAACTTTGGAATTAACTATGTAGATATTGATACATGGTTACATCGTTTAAATGGCGTAACTAAGTTTCTTCTTTTTATCTCTTGGATAACAGTAGTACTAACAACGTTTGATTTACGAATTATTATTCCATTAATTTTATTTGGTTTATTTTTATTAAAAGAAACAAAAGTACCATACATAGCTTATAAACCGTTACTTATTGGTACATTATCGGTTTTAAGTATGAATGCTGTTTTTATGTTCTTACTTGCACCAAATCAAGGAAATGAATTGATAGGTACAACGACAGAATTGTTTCCTATTTTTGGTCATTATGTAGTTACACAAGAAACGCTTTTTTATTTGATAACGGTAACACTAAAATATTTTAGTATGTTTCCAATCGCATTAGTGTTTGTTTTTACAACGCACCCAACAGAGTTTGCAGCAAGTCTAAATCGAATTGGGTTACCTTATAAGATTGCATATGCAGTGAGTTTAACACTTCGTTATTTACCTGAAGTGAAAAGCGATTTTGTTAATATCATGCATGCTCAGCAAGCTCGAGGTGTCGATTTATCAAAAAATGTTCCTGTATTTACACGAATTAGTAATTTGGCGAAAATCTTAGGTCCATTGATTTTCTCAAGCTTAGACCGTGCTGATGAAATATCGAATGCAATGGTATTACGAGGTTTTGGTCGTGGGAAAAGCAGAACTTGGTTTAGCGAAAAAAGCATAACTAAAACAGATAAATTAATAATGCTGAGCCTATTTTTGGTTGTTTCTTTAGCTATTACTAAAAAAATAATGGATACATCAATGTTTTGGTATCCTTTATCTTAA
- a CDS encoding ABC transporter ATP-binding protein: protein MSVTFSNFSFRYASQDKPTLKNINLRIEQGEKILIIGPSGSGKSTLGQCLNGLIPHTIKGESQGQLTINDTNVSEWKIEQYTENVGTVLQDTDSQFVGLTVGEDIAFALENQMVSRAKMYPIVRDTAKMVDLETLLKKSPYDLSGGQKQRVSLGGILVDDVDLLLFDEPLASLDPKTGKATIEIIDDLHKNSGKTVVIIEHRLEDVLHRSVDRIILMDQGEIIADMTPDALLKSPLLEKHGIREPLYISLLKRANVALDALKPITPLSEVNPVQFHKEVTHWFKEESFNEALVDTDQALLTIKDLTYSYDGEVNALENVSFTVNKGEFVSILGKNGSGKSTITKLIMGVLQPDQGSILLSGSDLSELSIYERSQKVGVVLQNPNHMISHHMIYDEVAFGLVNSGLSESDIEKKVLNALELCGLSRFRHWPIDALSYGQKKRVTIASILVLEPELLILDEPTAGQDYRNYTSMLGFINQLNRDLGLTVIIISHDMHLVLEHTTRAIVIADSHCIADEPVSQVFSQPELLNKANLTVTSLFELAQKADVENINGFITQFITEECESTKNVH, encoded by the coding sequence ATGAGCGTAACCTTTTCTAATTTCTCTTTTCGATATGCGTCACAGGATAAACCGACGCTGAAAAATATTAATCTAAGGATAGAGCAAGGTGAAAAGATCCTAATTATAGGACCAAGTGGAAGCGGCAAATCAACATTAGGTCAGTGTCTAAATGGCCTAATTCCGCACACCATTAAAGGTGAATCACAAGGTCAATTGACGATTAATGATACGAATGTATCTGAATGGAAGATTGAGCAGTATACCGAAAACGTAGGTACGGTTTTACAAGATACAGACAGCCAGTTTGTAGGGTTAACTGTGGGCGAAGATATCGCTTTTGCACTTGAAAATCAGATGGTTTCAAGAGCAAAAATGTATCCGATAGTTCGTGATACCGCAAAGATGGTGGATTTAGAGACATTATTGAAAAAATCTCCTTATGATCTTAGTGGTGGCCAAAAACAACGAGTATCACTAGGTGGTATTCTTGTCGATGATGTTGATCTTTTATTGTTTGATGAACCTTTAGCGAGTTTAGATCCAAAAACAGGTAAAGCGACAATAGAGATTATCGATGACCTGCATAAAAATAGCGGTAAGACCGTTGTTATTATTGAGCATCGATTAGAAGATGTTCTGCATAGATCGGTTGACCGTATTATTTTAATGGATCAGGGAGAAATTATTGCAGATATGACGCCTGATGCGTTATTGAAATCTCCTTTATTAGAGAAGCATGGTATCCGTGAGCCGTTATACATCTCGTTATTAAAGCGAGCAAATGTTGCTTTGGACGCTTTAAAGCCGATTACGCCATTAAGTGAAGTAAACCCAGTTCAATTTCATAAAGAAGTGACTCACTGGTTTAAAGAAGAATCTTTCAATGAAGCGTTAGTGGATACAGATCAAGCGTTATTAACCATTAAGGATCTAACGTATTCTTATGATGGTGAAGTTAATGCACTTGAAAATGTCAGTTTTACCGTGAATAAAGGCGAGTTCGTTTCTATTCTTGGTAAAAATGGTTCGGGGAAATCAACAATCACTAAACTGATCATGGGAGTTTTGCAACCTGATCAAGGAAGTATCCTATTAAGTGGCTCTGATTTATCTGAGTTGTCTATTTATGAGCGTTCTCAGAAAGTGGGTGTTGTACTACAAAACCCAAATCACATGATCTCACATCATATGATTTATGATGAAGTTGCTTTCGGCTTAGTTAATAGTGGATTATCTGAAAGTGATATTGAGAAAAAAGTCCTGAATGCTTTAGAACTGTGTGGTTTAAGCCGTTTTCGTCATTGGCCAATTGATGCTTTAAGTTATGGTCAGAAAAAACGAGTCACAATCGCTTCAATTTTGGTATTAGAGCCTGAGTTATTAATCCTTGATGAGCCAACAGCAGGACAAGATTATCGTAATTATACGTCCATGCTTGGTTTTATTAATCAGTTGAATAGAGATCTTGGATTAACCGTTATTATTATTTCACATGATATGCATTTGGTTCTTGAGCATACGACAAGAGCAATTGTTATTGCAGATAGCCATTGTATAGCTGATGAGCCTGTTTCGCAGGTATTTAGTCAACCAGAGTTGCTAAATAAAGCAAATTTAACAGTAACAAGCTTATTTGAGTTAGCTCAGAAAGCGGATGTTGAAAATATTAATGGTTTTATAACGCAGTTTATTACTGAAGAGTGTGAGAGTACGAAAAATGTCCACTAA
- the purR gene encoding HTH-type transcriptional repressor PurR → MATIKDVAKLAAVSTTTVSHVINKTRFVAEATQKRVWEAVEELNYAPSAVARSLKCNTTRTIGMLVTQSFNPFFAEVMHGVENYCYKQGYTLFMCNTEGDLEKQKHYLRMLAEKRVDGLLVMCSDLNEQLLTLLEKNTELPMVIMDWGPDSPRTDKIIDNSEEGGYLATKHLIENGHTHIACITGQADKVTCKERVRGFERAHNDANLTFNPEWILEGDFECASASRAVDKILAIEEDKRPTALFCFNDIMALAAISKIQQSGLRVPEDISVIGYDNIELSAYFSPPLTTIHQPKRRVGKTAVEILLERIKDKDHERRVFEMQPEVVTRSSVSNRLK, encoded by the coding sequence ATGGCTACTATTAAAGATGTGGCGAAGCTGGCAGCAGTTTCAACAACCACCGTTTCTCACGTGATAAATAAAACACGATTTGTTGCTGAAGCAACACAAAAACGTGTTTGGGAAGCAGTTGAAGAATTAAACTATGCTCCAAGTGCGGTAGCACGTAGCTTAAAGTGTAATACGACACGTACTATTGGTATGTTAGTAACACAATCATTTAACCCATTTTTTGCAGAAGTAATGCATGGTGTTGAAAACTATTGTTACAAGCAAGGCTACACGCTATTCATGTGTAATACTGAAGGCGACCTAGAAAAACAAAAACACTATTTGAGAATGTTGGCGGAAAAACGAGTAGATGGCCTACTTGTAATGTGTTCAGATCTAAATGAACAATTACTGACCTTGCTTGAAAAGAACACCGAGCTACCAATGGTTATTATGGACTGGGGTCCTGATAGCCCGCGTACAGACAAGATCATTGATAATTCAGAAGAAGGCGGTTATTTAGCGACGAAGCATCTTATTGAAAATGGTCACACTCATATTGCGTGCATTACAGGTCAAGCTGATAAAGTGACTTGTAAAGAACGTGTTCGTGGTTTTGAAAGAGCTCATAACGATGCAAATTTAACCTTTAATCCTGAATGGATTTTAGAGGGCGATTTTGAATGTGCTTCTGCATCTAGAGCCGTTGATAAGATTCTCGCTATTGAAGAAGATAAACGCCCTACAGCTTTATTCTGTTTTAACGATATTATGGCATTAGCTGCCATTAGCAAGATTCAACAATCTGGTTTACGTGTACCTGAAGATATTTCAGTTATCGGTTATGACAACATTGAATTGTCTGCGTATTTCTCACCACCATTAACAACAATCCATCAACCTAAACGCCGTGTAGGTAAAACAGCAGTTGAGATTTTGTTAGAGCGAATTAAAGATAAAGATCATGAAAGACGCGTATTTGAAATGCAACCAGAGGTTGTTACACGTAGTAGTGTTTCAAACCGCCTTAAATAA
- the torD gene encoding molecular chaperone TorD produces the protein MNELTAFNEQRAEIYWWLSSLLSAELTTEQLEQYGSFEVRTFLSNLAETPELSDSVNALIEKLNAVQGREDAQLELSADFCDAFLGSDKSSALPYASMYIDKSGLLNAKPAQDMREWLTKYNIAQKAEFNEPADHIAIELDFLGNLIVMTNQQASEDEFEAYMSAQLTFINEQLLSWTPRFNEICIERDKFGFYAAVTGLLVTFLKLDVKFLAGE, from the coding sequence ATGAACGAACTTACTGCGTTTAATGAGCAACGCGCTGAAATATACTGGTGGCTATCTAGCCTACTATCAGCAGAATTAACGACAGAACAACTTGAGCAATATGGCAGTTTTGAAGTACGTACTTTTCTATCTAATTTAGCTGAAACACCAGAACTGAGTGATTCAGTTAATGCATTAATTGAAAAATTAAATGCCGTGCAAGGTCGTGAAGATGCACAACTTGAACTTTCTGCTGACTTTTGTGATGCCTTTTTAGGCTCAGATAAAAGTAGTGCACTACCGTACGCTTCTATGTATATTGATAAATCAGGTCTACTAAACGCAAAACCTGCGCAAGATATGCGTGAATGGCTTACAAAATATAATATTGCACAAAAAGCTGAATTTAATGAGCCAGCTGACCACATTGCCATTGAATTAGATTTTTTAGGTAATTTAATTGTGATGACAAATCAGCAAGCTTCTGAAGATGAATTTGAAGCTTATATGAGTGCTCAACTAACCTTTATTAATGAGCAACTGTTAAGTTGGACACCTCGATTTAATGAAATTTGCATCGAAAGAGATAAATTTGGTTTCTATGCTGCAGTAACAGGCTTACTTGTTACATTCCTAAAGCTAGATGTGAAATTTCTTGCTGGCGAATAA
- the rluF gene encoding 23S rRNA pseudouridine(2604) synthase RluF has protein sequence MTSPEPKLTRLNKFISDTGYCSRREADKLIDQQRITINGKIPEMGTKVADGDEVLVDGKPLKEKQDRIYIAFNKPVGITCTTERHVEGNIVDYINHEQRIFPIGRLDKPSDGLIFLTNDGDIVNKILRAGNAHEKEYVVRVDKPITDEFLQKMAAGVPILDTVTLPCKIKQESRFVFRITLTQGLNRQIRRMCEYLDYEVFKLKRVRIMNIDLGKLASGEWRYLSQAEMDQLNGMIGTSSKTEEASRKVKEIDGKVRVLKKASSGRNHHSNNTFKENRREKAKEGRFSKSAPKRKNDRKEQGKPQSEIKVWRPK, from the coding sequence ATGACATCACCAGAACCTAAATTAACCCGTCTGAATAAATTTATTAGTGATACGGGATATTGCTCACGAAGAGAAGCCGATAAACTTATCGATCAACAACGTATTACGATTAATGGCAAGATCCCTGAGATGGGAACGAAAGTAGCTGATGGCGATGAAGTTTTGGTTGATGGGAAGCCGTTAAAAGAGAAACAAGATCGTATTTATATTGCTTTTAATAAGCCTGTTGGAATTACTTGTACGACAGAACGACATGTTGAAGGAAATATTGTTGATTACATTAATCATGAGCAACGTATTTTTCCTATTGGTCGATTGGATAAACCGTCGGATGGTTTAATATTCTTAACCAATGATGGCGATATTGTAAATAAGATCCTGCGAGCGGGTAATGCTCATGAAAAAGAATATGTGGTTCGTGTTGATAAGCCCATTACTGATGAGTTTTTACAAAAAATGGCCGCGGGTGTACCGATCCTAGATACGGTAACTTTGCCATGTAAGATTAAGCAAGAATCTCGATTTGTATTTCGTATCACTTTGACTCAAGGATTGAATCGCCAAATTCGTAGAATGTGTGAGTACTTAGATTATGAAGTATTCAAATTAAAACGTGTTCGTATTATGAATATTGATCTAGGTAAGCTTGCTTCTGGAGAATGGCGTTATTTAAGTCAAGCTGAGATGGACCAGCTAAACGGAATGATTGGAACATCAAGTAAGACTGAAGAAGCGTCTCGCAAAGTAAAAGAGATTGATGGTAAAGTTCGCGTATTGAAAAAAGCGAGTTCAGGAAGAAATCATCATTCAAATAATACGTTTAAAGAAAATCGTCGTGAAAAAGCCAAAGAAGGGCGTTTTAGCAAATCGGCACCTAAGCGTAAAAATGATCGCAAAGAGCAAGGCAAGCCACAATCTGAAATAAAAGTGTGGCGACCAAAATAG